From Chryseobacterium shandongense, the proteins below share one genomic window:
- the tatC gene encoding twin-arginine translocase subunit TatC, with protein sequence MSFLGHIGELRGHLIRSILAIIVAAVIIGFNINWIMDHIFFGPTRNDFATFEMVNHFSRMILGEDSIHLPKDFPVRASKLYQQFNVMMAVSLFGGIVLAFPYIVWELWRFISPALHPNERKNSIFIINSVWILFMTGVLCGYYLILPFAVNFGVIFKISDIIIPLYDLSDYTTLFLQVVLGMGVIFLFPVLIYFLTNIGILTPIFMKTYRRHAIVLIMVVAAIITPADVLSMLMAAFPLLLLYEFSIIMCSYTYKKVQKAANNLPAVQK encoded by the coding sequence ATGTCTTTTCTTGGACATATTGGGGAATTAAGAGGACACCTCATCCGTTCGATTCTTGCCATCATCGTTGCGGCGGTTATTATCGGCTTTAATATCAACTGGATTATGGATCACATCTTTTTTGGTCCCACCAGAAACGATTTTGCCACTTTTGAAATGGTCAATCATTTTTCAAGAATGATTTTAGGTGAAGACAGCATTCATCTTCCTAAAGATTTTCCGGTACGTGCCAGCAAATTGTATCAGCAGTTTAATGTCATGATGGCGGTATCTCTGTTTGGCGGCATTGTTCTGGCTTTCCCTTACATAGTTTGGGAACTGTGGAGATTCATCAGTCCGGCCCTTCATCCTAATGAAAGAAAGAACTCTATTTTCATCATCAATTCCGTATGGATTCTGTTTATGACAGGCGTTTTATGCGGATATTATCTAATCCTTCCCTTTGCAGTTAACTTCGGAGTAATCTTTAAAATTTCTGATATAATTATTCCGCTTTACGATTTAAGTGATTATACGACATTGTTTTTACAGGTCGTTTTGGGAATGGGTGTTATTTTCCTTTTTCCGGTTCTTATTTATTTTCTTACAAATATTGGGATATTGACCCCTATATTTATGAAAACCTATCGTCGACACGCTATTGTTCTTATTATGGTGGTAGCGGCAATTATCACTCCGGCCGATGTTTTAAGTATGCTGATGGCTGCATTTCCATTGCTGCTCCTTTACGAATTCAGTATTATTATGTGTTCTTACACCTATAAAAAAGTACAGAAAGCTGCGAATAATTTACCGGCTGTTCAGAAATAA
- a CDS encoding KpsF/GutQ family sugar-phosphate isomerase, producing MERSDIISIAKSTLEIEISELEKLRDRLNDDFARAVEIIHSAKGKLIVVGIGKSAHVGNKIVATLNSTGTPSQFLHASEAIHGDLGVIQKQDVVLCISNSGNSPEIVNLVSYLRDYSSALIGMTGNKTSKLAEFSEIILDTHVDMEACPNKLAPTSSTTLQMALGDALAIALMEMNDFKANDFAKFHPGGSLGKNLISKVNDFLSSQKPSVTENDTVKDVIISISGSRHGITVVTNNDEIIGVITDGDLRRMLLKGDDISKVLAKDIMSANPKTIERTALAKEAMNILKENNIGQLVVTENGKYFGIIDLHKLLDEGIN from the coding sequence ATGGAAAGATCCGACATCATCTCAATAGCTAAAAGCACTTTAGAAATAGAAATTTCAGAACTTGAAAAACTTCGGGACCGATTAAATGATGATTTTGCCCGTGCCGTAGAAATCATTCATTCGGCAAAAGGGAAACTGATCGTAGTAGGAATCGGAAAATCGGCACACGTAGGCAATAAAATCGTGGCAACGCTTAATTCTACAGGAACACCCTCTCAGTTTTTACATGCTTCGGAAGCCATTCACGGAGATCTTGGTGTAATCCAGAAACAGGATGTGGTGTTGTGCATTTCCAACTCCGGAAATTCGCCTGAAATTGTGAATCTGGTTTCTTACCTTAGAGATTACTCTTCTGCACTGATTGGGATGACGGGAAATAAGACAAGTAAACTCGCCGAGTTTTCTGAAATTATTCTGGATACGCATGTCGATATGGAAGCTTGCCCCAACAAGCTTGCCCCAACAAGCTCTACAACTTTACAGATGGCTTTGGGAGATGCTCTGGCCATTGCTTTGATGGAAATGAATGATTTTAAAGCTAATGATTTCGCAAAATTTCATCCGGGAGGAAGCCTTGGAAAAAACCTGATCTCAAAAGTAAATGATTTCCTTTCTTCACAAAAACCTAGTGTAACGGAAAATGATACCGTTAAAGACGTTATCATTTCCATCAGCGGATCACGTCACGGAATTACTGTCGTTACCAATAACGATGAGATTATAGGAGTGATTACCGACGGAGATTTGAGAAGAATGTTATTGAAAGGGGACGATATTTCAAAAGTGCTGGCAAAAGACATCATGTCTGCCAACCCGAAAACTATTGAAAGAACAGCATTGGCAAAAGAAGCCATGAACATTTTAAAAGAAAACAATATCGGACAGCTTGTGGTGACGGAAAACGGAAAGTATTTCGGAATCATTGATCTCCATAAACTGCTCGATGAAGGAATTAATTAA
- a CDS encoding M1 family metallopeptidase — translation MKKLSYTLLLASGLVFGQFFERDKTFTKQDTLKGSDTEFRNFWDVKKYDLSVEPDFATKSIKGNNTISFEITKDVKNPTFQVDLQQPMKAEKVEASFPIAEYKQDGDFIWIKANKTFKKGEKYTIDVTYSGNPRIAKNAPWDGGWVFTKDEKGNPWMSVADEGIGASIWLPTKDIWSDEPENGVVMRIITPKDLVGVGNGRLISKKTEGDKTSYTWEVKNPINAYSIIPNIGKYVNFKDTFSGEKGKLDLDYWVMNYNLDKAKKQFQQVKTMLSAFEYWFGPYPFYEDSYKLVESPYLGMEHQSNVAYGNGYANGYLGNDLSGTGVGLNWDYIIIHESGHEWFANNITAKDQADMWVHEGFTMYSEVLFTEKFMDKKSADIYMQGIHKTVSNDIPIIGKYGVRNEGSGDMYPKGASMLHTIRQVINNDEKFREILRGINKDFYHQTVTTQQIENYISNKSGIDFSSVFNQYLRSVKVPVLEYSQNGEELKFRYTNAVKNLKLPLRIDGEQTINPTEEWQTVKLKSGSPVQFNKNYYIRYKKVQ, via the coding sequence ATGAAAAAGCTTTCATATACACTTTTATTGGCTTCGGGATTGGTTTTCGGACAATTTTTTGAGAGAGATAAAACCTTTACAAAACAGGACACCTTAAAAGGTTCCGATACGGAATTCAGGAACTTCTGGGATGTAAAAAAATATGATCTTTCCGTAGAACCGGATTTCGCTACAAAAAGCATTAAAGGAAATAATACAATCAGCTTTGAAATCACTAAAGATGTTAAAAATCCTACGTTTCAGGTAGATCTTCAACAACCGATGAAAGCAGAAAAAGTGGAAGCAAGTTTCCCTATTGCAGAATATAAACAAGATGGCGATTTTATCTGGATCAAAGCCAATAAAACATTCAAAAAAGGAGAAAAATATACGATTGACGTTACGTACTCCGGAAATCCGAGAATTGCAAAAAATGCACCCTGGGACGGAGGATGGGTATTCACCAAAGATGAAAAAGGAAATCCCTGGATGAGTGTTGCGGATGAAGGCATCGGAGCGTCAATCTGGCTTCCGACCAAAGATATCTGGAGTGACGAACCTGAAAACGGAGTGGTCATGAGAATCATAACACCAAAAGATCTGGTGGGTGTAGGAAACGGAAGGCTCATCAGTAAAAAAACGGAGGGTGATAAAACAAGTTACACCTGGGAAGTCAAAAATCCGATCAATGCATATTCTATCATTCCAAATATCGGAAAATACGTTAATTTTAAAGATACTTTCAGCGGCGAAAAAGGCAAGCTTGATCTTGACTATTGGGTAATGAACTATAATCTTGATAAAGCCAAAAAACAATTTCAGCAGGTAAAAACGATGCTTTCTGCTTTTGAATACTGGTTTGGTCCCTATCCTTTTTATGAAGATTCTTACAAACTCGTTGAATCACCTTATCTCGGGATGGAACACCAGAGCAATGTAGCATATGGAAACGGATATGCTAATGGATACTTAGGAAATGATCTTTCAGGAACCGGCGTAGGATTAAACTGGGATTATATCATCATCCACGAAAGCGGTCACGAGTGGTTTGCGAACAACATCACGGCAAAAGATCAGGCCGACATGTGGGTTCACGAAGGATTTACCATGTATTCCGAAGTTCTTTTCACGGAAAAATTCATGGATAAAAAATCGGCGGATATTTATATGCAGGGAATTCATAAAACCGTAAGCAACGATATTCCGATTATAGGAAAATATGGAGTACGAAATGAAGGAAGCGGTGATATGTACCCTAAAGGAGCAAGCATGCTGCACACTATCCGACAGGTTATCAATAATGACGAAAAATTCAGAGAAATCTTAAGAGGTATCAACAAAGATTTTTACCATCAGACGGTAACCACGCAACAGATTGAAAATTATATTTCAAATAAATCGGGAATTGACTTTTCAAGTGTTTTCAACCAATACCTGAGGTCTGTAAAAGTTCCTGTTCTGGAGTACAGTCAAAACGGTGAAGAGCTGAAATTCAGATATACCAATGCCGTAAAAAACCTGAAACTACCTTTAAGAATAGACGGTGAACAAACGATAAACCCTACCGAGGAGTGGCAGACCGTAAAATTGAAGAGCGGTAGTCCCGTTCAATTCAATAAAAATTATTATATCAGGTATAAAAAAGTTCAATGA